A DNA window from Methanobrevibacter sp. contains the following coding sequences:
- the gatB gene encoding Asp-tRNA(Asn)/Glu-tRNA(Gln) amidotransferase subunit GatB, translated as MMCGLEIHVQLETESKLFCDCPTNYQDAPVNSNICPVCLNQPGAKPQPTNKKALENALMIALMLNCEIDRNVIYFMRKHYNYPDLSSGYQRTSVPIGINGELNGIRIREIHAEEDPGQYKPDRGTVNFNRSGIPLVEIVTEPDIKSPEEARNFLKELIRVLQYSGGARGEGTMRADVNISINGGNRVEMKNVNSIKGAYKALKFELIRQKNLMKRGVEVKQETRAYLESQMITVGMRMKEDADDYRFITDPDLPPMQISDETIQRILDTMPEAPHNKVNRFIEDYGIDAESAKVLTSELDLAIAYEEVVKEIDPKFTSKWMRDELKRVLSYNKLDFADSGITVEDLVEFLNMLQSKEITTKAGQRIIEQMPNNEKSPKAIAEELGLLGVVKDDEVIKAVKQAIDENPKAVEDYLAGQKASLNFLVGQVMRITRGKADPGETVKILKENIQ; from the coding sequence ATGATGTGCGGACTTGAAATTCACGTACAACTAGAAACTGAATCAAAATTATTCTGTGATTGTCCTACAAATTATCAAGATGCTCCTGTAAATTCAAACATCTGCCCAGTTTGTCTTAATCAGCCAGGAGCCAAACCACAACCAACTAATAAAAAAGCGTTAGAAAATGCATTAATGATTGCTTTAATGCTCAACTGTGAAATCGATAGAAATGTTATTTACTTTATGAGAAAACATTACAATTACCCTGACTTATCTTCCGGTTATCAAAGAACATCAGTACCTATAGGAATTAATGGAGAATTAAATGGGATTAGAATTAGAGAAATTCACGCAGAAGAAGACCCCGGCCAATATAAACCTGACAGAGGCACTGTTAACTTCAACCGTTCCGGAATTCCATTAGTTGAAATTGTTACAGAACCAGATATAAAATCTCCTGAAGAAGCAAGAAACTTCTTAAAAGAATTAATACGTGTTTTACAATATAGTGGAGGAGCACGCGGTGAAGGAACAATGAGAGCCGATGTAAACATCTCCATTAATGGTGGAAACAGAGTGGAAATGAAAAACGTTAATTCCATTAAAGGAGCTTATAAAGCATTGAAATTCGAACTCATCAGACAAAAAAATCTCATGAAAAGAGGAGTCGAAGTTAAACAAGAGACTCGTGCTTACTTAGAATCACAAATGATTACCGTGGGAATGAGGATGAAAGAAGATGCTGATGATTATAGATTCATAACTGATCCTGATTTACCGCCGATGCAAATTTCTGATGAAACAATTCAAAGAATATTGGACACAATGCCTGAAGCGCCACACAATAAGGTGAACAGGTTTATCGAAGACTATGGAATTGATGCAGAATCTGCAAAAGTTTTAACTTCAGAACTTGATTTAGCTATTGCATATGAAGAGGTTGTAAAAGAAATTGACCCTAAATTTACATCCAAATGGATGAGAGATGAACTTAAAAGAGTATTATCTTATAATAAATTAGATTTCGCTGACAGCGGCATTACTGTTGAGGACTTAGTTGAATTTTTAAACATGCTCCAATCCAAAGAAATAACTACCAAAGCAGGACAAAGAATCATTGAACAAATGCCAAATAATGAAAAATCTCCTAAAGCTATTGCTGAAGAATTAGGGCTTCTTGGTGTTGTAAAAGATGATGAAGTAATCAAAGCTGTAAAGCAAGCTATAGATGAAAATCCGAAAGCTGTTGAAGATTATCTGGCTGGACAAAAAGCTTCATTAAACTTCTTAGTAGGCCAAGTAATGAGGATAACACGTGGAAAAGCAGATCCTGGCGAAACTGTTAAAATATTAAAAGAAAATATCCAATAA
- the larB gene encoding nickel pincer cofactor biosynthesis protein LarB, which produces MKDILKRLVDGELNIDEAEKLINADNILQIDDVVKFDINRKERTGFPEAVFSLSKDYDDLLIIIKKHMQSNNDDLIITKLSNEKYERILNDLGDNSFIFDYNKKAQILVIRKEIVKKEPIAKIGIMTAGTSDINVAEEARVIVEEGGCEAITSYDVGVAGIHRLFPQIAHMLEESVRAIIVCAGMEGTLPSVVAGLVNVPVIAVPTSVGYGVGEGGRVALDAMLQSCAPGIAVVNIDNGFGAGVFALTIVKSD; this is translated from the coding sequence ATGAAAGATATTCTCAAAAGATTAGTCGATGGAGAACTTAATATTGATGAAGCAGAAAAATTAATCAATGCAGATAATATTTTGCAAATTGATGATGTTGTCAAATTTGATATCAATAGAAAAGAGAGGACAGGTTTTCCAGAGGCAGTGTTTTCACTAAGCAAAGATTATGATGATTTGCTCATAATTATTAAAAAACACATGCAATCTAATAATGATGATTTAATAATTACTAAATTGTCAAATGAGAAGTATGAAAGAATTTTAAATGATTTGGGCGATAATTCTTTTATTTTTGATTATAATAAAAAGGCTCAAATTTTAGTTATTAGAAAGGAAATAGTTAAAAAAGAGCCAATCGCAAAAATAGGCATCATGACTGCAGGCACTTCAGATATTAATGTTGCTGAAGAAGCCCGCGTAATCGTTGAAGAAGGAGGATGTGAAGCCATCACTTCATATGATGTTGGAGTGGCAGGCATTCACAGATTATTTCCTCAAATTGCACATATGCTTGAAGAAAGCGTTCGCGCAATTATTGTTTGTGCAGGGATGGAGGGAACATTGCCTTCAGTTGTTGCAGGGCTTGTAAATGTTCCTGTTATTGCGGTTCCAACTTCGGTAGGATATGGTGTTGGCGAAGGTGGAAGGGTTGCACTTGATGCAATGCTTCAGTCATGCGCTCCAGGAATTGCAGTTGTAAATATTGATAATGGGTTTGGCGCAGGAGTATTTGCCTTAACTATTGTAAAGAGTGATTAA
- a CDS encoding CBS domain-containing protein, whose protein sequence is MVEKKSYVKDYMTKDVINVSPDTPTENVIELMKESRHNSYPVVENDKLVGMITAFDIVSKKWADTVKGLMSTKLVVANQELSINDASRVMFRRGISRMPVVNEQGKLVGIITNTDMVRSHIERSTPNKVEYFKKTLEQLYDIKTTLKHMRVETNKLRPTQDRVYADELEGRTYELKRGLAEPAIVVKAGDRWILVDGHHRAVASSQQGYETVDSYVIDLGKDIKLGMEKTADKAGIRTFDDIEIIDDDKHPLIALTESLQDQEGKGDD, encoded by the coding sequence ATGGTGGAAAAAAAATCTTATGTTAAAGATTACATGACAAAAGACGTTATTAATGTTTCCCCAGATACACCAACTGAAAATGTAATTGAATTAATGAAAGAAAGCCGTCACAACAGCTATCCTGTTGTGGAAAACGACAAATTAGTTGGAATGATAACTGCATTTGATATTGTATCCAAAAAATGGGCAGATACAGTTAAAGGATTAATGAGTACAAAATTAGTAGTTGCTAACCAGGAATTATCCATAAATGATGCATCCAGAGTAATGTTTAGAAGAGGCATATCCAGAATGCCCGTTGTTAATGAACAGGGAAAACTAGTAGGGATTATTACAAATACCGATATGGTCAGATCACATATTGAAAGGTCAACTCCAAATAAAGTAGAATACTTTAAAAAAACCCTGGAACAGTTATATGACATTAAAACTACTTTAAAGCATATGCGTGTTGAAACAAATAAATTACGCCCAACACAAGATAGGGTTTATGCTGATGAACTTGAAGGAAGAACTTATGAATTAAAAAGAGGATTGGCGGAACCTGCAATTGTTGTAAAAGCAGGTGACAGATGGATTTTAGTTGATGGTCACCACAGAGCAGTTGCATCATCACAACAAGGTTACGAAACTGTAGATTCATATGTTATTGATTTAGGAAAAGACATCAAATTAGGTATGGAAAAAACTGCCGATAAGGCAGGAATCAGAACTTTTGACGATATTGAAATTATCGATGATGATAAGCATCCGCTTATAGCCCTTACAGAAAGTCTTCAAGACCAAGAAGGAAAAGGTGATGATTAA
- a CDS encoding radical SAM protein, whose protein sequence is MKNMDSNIFDLIKKANKTTLNKHGDLITLERAIFLSWWCDKGDCAFCYMSTQKNKIKNPQKARRNVNNIYAEAEMCKRLDWNIEFLSGGYESFTTSEIKKIATTIKNITGEGVWLNTGITDELEEYGSEIKGITGALEVANPKIHESVCPSKKIEDISNMLDVAGDLGFKKAITVILGLGETLSDLDYLIDYIKDHKIDRVIFYSLNPHKDTIYANSSQPASLYYAQVVTHVRLAFPDIEIICGTWIDNLANIGILILSGANGITKFPLFKMFGTKYGKRVEEEVKWSGRKLKGTFTDKNQLGPQKSEFTPELDKFIKRYVKESLKNKY, encoded by the coding sequence ATAAAAAACATGGATTCTAACATATTCGACTTGATAAAAAAAGCTAATAAAACAACATTAAACAAACATGGCGACTTAATTACACTGGAACGCGCCATATTTCTGTCTTGGTGGTGTGACAAGGGAGACTGTGCATTCTGTTATATGTCAACACAAAAAAATAAAATTAAAAATCCCCAAAAAGCCAGAAGAAATGTCAATAATATTTATGCTGAAGCCGAAATGTGCAAGCGTCTTGACTGGAATATTGAATTCTTATCCGGAGGATATGAATCTTTTACAACATCCGAAATTAAGAAAATAGCAACAACCATTAAAAACATAACTGGTGAGGGGGTTTGGCTAAATACAGGAATAACAGACGAACTGGAGGAATACGGTTCTGAAATAAAAGGAATTACCGGAGCTCTCGAAGTGGCAAATCCAAAAATCCATGAATCTGTTTGCCCTTCAAAAAAAATAGAGGATATAAGCAATATGTTAGATGTCGCAGGGGATTTGGGATTTAAAAAAGCGATAACAGTAATATTGGGTCTTGGTGAAACTTTATCTGATTTAGATTATCTGATAGATTATATTAAAGATCACAAGATCGATAGAGTAATCTTTTACTCATTGAATCCTCATAAAGATACAATATATGCCAATTCATCACAACCCGCTTCCCTATATTACGCCCAGGTCGTAACACATGTCAGACTGGCATTTCCGGATATTGAGATAATCTGCGGAACTTGGATTGATAATCTTGCAAATATCGGCATTTTAATATTAAGCGGCGCAAATGGAATTACAAAATTCCCATTATTCAAAATGTTTGGAACCAAATATGGAAAAAGAGTTGAAGAAGAAGTGAAATGGAGCGGTAGAAAATTAAAGGGAACATTTACCGATAAAAATCAATTAGGTCCTCAAAAAAGTGAATTCACACCAGAATTAGATAAATTTATCAAAAGATATGTTAAAGAATCTTTAAAAAATAAATATTAA
- a CDS encoding GNAT family N-acetyltransferase: MKYENFNPQIHDINKVAKLVYDVDFRTFDLLFSDENKAVSTIANDLKKHEPERSFKVILNDDGEIMGILMSYISEKPHDLRLKSLRLIIVDILDYFVLSDVKKGDFHVAEIAIDNSLRGQGMGSKVLTEIIDYARSKNLKRVTLDADFRNTGARKLYEKLGFKVFDKKRIKIGSFERGMYNMELIL; encoded by the coding sequence ATGAAATATGAAAATTTCAATCCCCAGATTCATGACATAAATAAGGTTGCTAAACTTGTTTATGATGTTGATTTTAGAACTTTTGATTTATTATTTAGCGATGAAAACAAGGCTGTTTCAACAATTGCTAATGATTTAAAAAAACATGAGCCCGAACGCAGTTTTAAAGTAATTTTAAATGATGATGGTGAAATAATGGGAATATTGATGTCATATATTTCTGAAAAACCCCATGACTTAAGATTAAAATCATTAAGATTAATCATTGTTGATATTCTAGATTATTTTGTATTGTCCGACGTTAAAAAAGGGGATTTTCATGTTGCTGAAATTGCAATAGATAATTCTTTAAGAGGTCAGGGAATGGGCAGCAAGGTTTTGACTGAAATTATTGATTATGCTCGGTCTAAAAATTTAAAAAGGGTCACTCTGGATGCAGATTTTAGAAATACTGGAGCCCGAAAACTTTATGAAAAATTAGGTTTTAAGGTCTTTGATAAAAAAAGAATTAAAATTGGAAGTTTTGAAAGGGGTATGTATAATATGGAATTAATCCTTTAG
- the hisE gene encoding phosphoribosyl-ATP diphosphatase has translation MNDTIIRELYEVLESRRDNPIDSYTSNIMQDSDKKAEDKILEKIAEEAGEVLIASKNNENLVYESVDLIFHTLLLLVYKGVELDDVFDEFKRRRK, from the coding sequence ATGAATGATACCATTATAAGAGAATTGTATGAGGTTTTAGAATCTCGCCGCGACAATCCTATTGATTCTTATACATCAAATATAATGCAAGATAGTGATAAAAAAGCTGAAGATAAAATACTTGAAAAAATAGCTGAAGAAGCAGGTGAAGTATTAATCGCTTCTAAAAATAATGAAAATTTAGTTTATGAATCTGTCGACTTAATTTTCCATACATTACTACTTCTTGTTTATAAAGGAGTAGAACTTGATGATGTATTTGATGAATTTAAAAGAAGAAGAAAATAA
- a CDS encoding CDP-glycerol:glycerophosphate glycerophosphotransferase codes for MKLDKVEFSIIIPTHNSELGIKKSIDSIINQTLDFKRNVEIIIVDINSEDNGKEICYEYINKYPENIFYHQLDESDSISAKNIAIENACGRFICFLEPHDYFSKDALLNLLKFANRYEEVDLISLPIFYYKNGRKERYLNYNVRNTKKINLIDNPQYSQLLGMSTFFKKESAANIEFLNAANENITFFSEILISNPVLGICSAGSYFASNIDEKIYPYDNTFYLEEYDSFIQYNFDYLKEKCFSEFREIPSFIQFNFINHLRWLLSVQKTSENVDLKRLSENIGHIDDDILLNNMLLKRELKIASFLIKYNNELNNGLMEKLGLNTVFVDIYDIVDDKLHILASTINSTARKINILINNESVNTKELKFPQKYNPILGYDLLHDYSLECVIPIDTSHEFRLKFEQNNTQLHIDFSRPCNFSKKAGYAKTKHYLSILKNDTIIIEKKTSLKWIRQEMKSLISMVKNHESGFIKAIPFRMAYMLSYPFLKNKKIWFFMDRPDEADDNGLALFKYAIGKDEDIDKYFILDRENKEYENIKKIGNVIAYKSLKHRFLGLYAENIITSHPDNEIIYPFWGGYPFFAGLLKSNNMFLQHGVLKDDISSWLNKASMNLSLFVTSSTKEYESIFKYPYNYDKDTVQTLGLPRYDTLKNQKNKKQVIIMPSWRKDLNHKSKEYIKENEFFKRFNSLINNKRLIENARQNNYEIIFRPHPNVYNFIDLFEENDYVKIDYDKTKYQTLFGNGSLMITDYSSVAFDFAYLYKPVLYYHYGNDYHFDLENSYFNYETMGFGEVAKTEDELVNLIIDYIENDCNLKDEYHARISEYFLYNDKNNCKRVYDRIKEINLKD; via the coding sequence ATGAAATTGGACAAAGTTGAATTTTCAATCATAATCCCAACTCATAATTCAGAACTGGGGATAAAAAAATCAATTGACTCCATAATCAATCAAACACTTGATTTTAAAAGAAATGTTGAAATAATTATTGTAGACATAAATAGTGAAGATAACGGAAAAGAGATCTGTTATGAGTACATTAACAAGTACCCTGAAAACATTTTTTACCATCAGCTAGATGAATCAGATTCAATCAGCGCCAAAAATATTGCAATTGAAAATGCCTGCGGAAGATTCATCTGCTTTTTAGAGCCTCATGACTATTTTTCAAAAGATGCATTATTAAATCTTTTAAAATTCGCCAATAGGTATGAAGAGGTGGATTTAATCTCACTTCCGATTTTTTATTATAAAAATGGCAGAAAAGAACGCTATCTCAACTATAATGTTAGAAATACAAAAAAAATAAATCTTATTGACAATCCCCAATATTCGCAGTTATTGGGCATGTCAACTTTTTTTAAAAAAGAATCTGCTGCAAATATTGAATTTTTAAATGCTGCTAATGAAAACATTACATTTTTCAGTGAAATTTTAATCAGTAATCCCGTATTAGGGATTTGCAGTGCAGGAAGCTATTTTGCAAGCAATATAGATGAAAAAATTTATCCTTATGACAATACATTTTATCTAGAAGAATATGACTCGTTTATCCAATATAATTTCGATTATTTAAAAGAGAAATGTTTTAGCGAATTTAGAGAAATTCCATCTTTTATCCAGTTTAATTTTATTAATCATTTAAGATGGCTTTTATCAGTGCAAAAAACATCCGAAAACGTTGACTTAAAAAGGTTAAGTGAAAATATAGGACATATTGATGATGACATACTATTGAACAACATGCTGCTTAAAAGAGAACTTAAAATAGCTTCATTTTTAATAAAATATAATAACGAATTAAATAATGGATTAATGGAAAAATTAGGTTTAAATACTGTTTTCGTTGACATTTATGACATTGTTGATGACAAACTCCATATTTTAGCAAGCACAATAAATAGCACCGCTAGAAAGATCAATATTTTAATCAATAACGAATCCGTTAACACTAAAGAGCTGAAATTTCCCCAAAAATATAATCCCATATTGGGTTATGACTTATTACATGATTACTCTCTTGAATGTGTCATTCCAATTGATACAAGCCATGAATTCAGATTAAAATTCGAACAAAACAATACCCAACTCCACATTGACTTTTCAAGACCTTGTAATTTTTCTAAGAAAGCAGGTTATGCAAAAACCAAACATTACCTGAGCATTTTAAAAAATGACACCATTATAATTGAAAAGAAAACCTCATTAAAATGGATCAGACAGGAGATGAAATCTTTAATTAGTATGGTTAAAAATCATGAATCTGGGTTTATAAAAGCAATCCCGTTTAGAATGGCTTATATGTTAAGTTATCCTTTTTTGAAAAACAAAAAAATATGGTTTTTCATGGACCGTCCTGATGAAGCGGATGACAATGGTTTGGCATTGTTTAAATATGCCATTGGAAAAGATGAAGATATTGACAAATACTTCATTTTAGACCGGGAAAACAAGGAATATGAAAATATTAAAAAAATTGGCAATGTGATTGCTTATAAATCCCTGAAACACCGATTTTTAGGACTGTATGCCGAAAATATCATCACATCACATCCAGACAATGAAATCATTTATCCGTTTTGGGGAGGATACCCCTTTTTTGCAGGTCTTTTAAAATCCAATAATATGTTTCTGCAGCACGGCGTCCTGAAAGATGATATTTCAAGTTGGTTAAATAAAGCATCCATGAATTTATCTTTATTTGTAACATCATCGACTAAAGAATATGAATCGATTTTTAAATATCCTTACAACTATGACAAAGATACTGTTCAAACACTAGGCTTGCCTAGATATGATACTCTCAAAAACCAAAAAAATAAAAAGCAAGTTATCATCATGCCATCCTGGAGAAAAGATTTGAATCACAAATCCAAAGAATACATTAAAGAAAATGAATTTTTCAAAAGATTCAATTCATTAATAAACAACAAAAGATTAATCGAAAATGCTCGTCAGAACAATTATGAAATAATTTTCAGACCACATCCGAATGTTTATAATTTTATAGATTTATTTGAAGAAAACGATTATGTTAAAATCGACTATGATAAAACAAAATACCAAACATTGTTTGGCAACGGATCTTTAATGATTACGGACTATTCTTCAGTTGCATTTGATTTTGCATACCTATATAAACCTGTCCTATATTATCACTATGGAAATGACTATCACTTCGATTTAGAAAATAGCTATTTTAATTACGAAACGATGGGTTTTGGAGAAGTTGCAAAAACAGAAGACGAATTAGTTAATCTGATTATTGATTATATTGAAAATGACTGTAATCTTAAAGATGAATACCATGCCAGAATCAGCGAATACTTCTTATATAATGATAAAAATAACTGTAAAAGAGTGTATGATAGAATTAAGGAAATTAACCTAAAGGATTAA
- a CDS encoding ATP-binding cassette domain-containing protein yields MSLLKKIKGLFKNKDRTDMEIGTSVDPKFQNNRFKNIKIYAPDVEMVHMDGTDFTARILDGNNNPITNKKVIFEVNGKKYDKLTDSEGYARLAIELDAKTYEITTSYPAEEEYFPKIKSKLTVLKSDEEPAGTSENINTRLYAPDMVLFSNDEPDYTVRLYDENDNPLTGEKLKIEVNDEVYEETSDEMGFVCLDLKLKPETYNIKTTFEGSDDYSPISKNSEIEVKIRDVDREVMIDVEHVAMEFKVSKDKIDTLKEYAIRTIKRNKKQTKKIRILDDVTFKIYRGERVGILGFNGAGKSTLLRIITGIYEPTEGNIKINGKIAPLLELSAGFDKNYTGKNNIFLNGALLSMEENFIKEKYDEIVEFSELGEHINYPVKNYSKGMRAKLGFSIATLINPEILIIDEILAVGDIKFRKKSSKKIESMMKEGVTVLLVSHSIGQIRKICDRCIWIENGRVYMEGETQKVCDAYVKRAKK; encoded by the coding sequence ATGAGTTTACTTAAAAAAATAAAAGGATTGTTTAAAAATAAAGATCGGACAGACATGGAAATAGGGACTTCTGTTGATCCTAAGTTTCAAAATAATAGATTTAAAAACATTAAAATATATGCTCCTGATGTGGAAATGGTGCATATGGACGGAACTGATTTTACAGCCCGGATTTTAGATGGAAATAATAATCCTATTACAAATAAAAAAGTAATATTTGAAGTAAATGGGAAAAAATACGATAAATTAACCGACAGTGAAGGGTATGCCAGACTGGCAATTGAACTTGATGCTAAAACATATGAGATTACAACATCTTATCCTGCAGAAGAAGAATACTTCCCAAAAATAAAATCAAAGTTGACTGTATTGAAATCAGATGAAGAACCTGCAGGCACTTCTGAAAATATAAATACTCGATTATATGCGCCAGACATGGTTCTTTTTTCCAATGACGAACCGGATTATACAGTTAGATTATACGATGAAAATGACAATCCGTTAACTGGTGAGAAACTTAAAATAGAAGTTAATGATGAAGTTTATGAAGAGACTAGTGATGAAATGGGATTTGTATGTTTGGATTTGAAACTAAAACCAGAAACTTACAATATAAAAACAACATTTGAAGGTTCAGATGACTATTCTCCAATATCCAAAAATTCAGAAATTGAAGTTAAAATAAGAGATGTTGATAGGGAAGTAATGATTGATGTTGAACATGTTGCAATGGAATTTAAAGTATCCAAGGATAAAATTGATACATTAAAAGAATATGCTATCAGAACAATAAAAAGAAACAAAAAACAGACAAAAAAGATTAGAATTTTAGATGACGTCACCTTCAAAATTTATCGCGGAGAGCGAGTGGGTATTTTAGGGTTTAACGGAGCTGGAAAAAGTACTCTCCTTAGAATAATAACTGGTATTTATGAGCCTACAGAAGGAAACATAAAAATCAATGGGAAAATCGCACCATTACTAGAATTAAGTGCCGGTTTTGACAAAAATTATACTGGAAAAAATAATATTTTCTTAAATGGAGCACTATTAAGCATGGAAGAGAACTTCATTAAAGAAAAATATGATGAAATCGTTGAGTTTTCTGAACTTGGAGAACACATCAATTATCCCGTTAAAAACTATTCCAAAGGTATGAGAGCCAAATTAGGTTTTTCAATAGCTACACTTATAAATCCGGAAATCCTAATTATTGATGAAATTTTGGCTGTTGGAGATATTAAATTCAGAAAGAAAAGTTCTAAAAAAATAGAATCAATGATGAAAGAGGGAGTTACAGTCCTTCTTGTTTCACATTCCATAGGTCAGATAAGAAAAATATGTGACAGGTGCATCTGGATTGAAAACGGCCGCGTATATATGGAAGGAGAAACACAAAAAGTCTGTGATGCTTACGTTAAACGTGCTAAAAAATAA
- a CDS encoding ABC transporter permease, whose product MFDTFAEKKFLLKELVKKDLTSKYKDSVLGILWSFFNPLLIMLVFTAIFSMLFGRQIENYPVYFLTGRVIYDFYNTGTKGAMGSIKKNGNLLKKIYVPKYMFSVSTICYEFINFLISLVILFIVMIITGASFHWTIIVSVVPMIFLLCLIFGVGLILAVCNTYFSDIGHLYKVFTLVLMYASALFYPMEIVPPLVQKIFTLNPVYSAISCFRECISYGVLPNGSTLLYLAAFSLTTLGIGICLFKIYEKKLVLEI is encoded by the coding sequence ATGTTTGATACATTCGCAGAAAAAAAATTTTTATTAAAGGAATTGGTTAAAAAAGATTTAACTTCAAAATATAAGGATTCCGTATTAGGCATACTTTGGAGTTTTTTTAACCCCCTTTTAATAATGTTAGTATTTACAGCAATATTTTCCATGTTATTTGGTCGTCAAATTGAAAACTATCCGGTTTATTTCCTGACTGGAAGAGTAATATACGATTTTTATAATACCGGAACAAAAGGAGCAATGGGCTCAATTAAAAAGAATGGCAACCTGTTAAAAAAAATATATGTTCCGAAATATATGTTTTCCGTAAGTACAATCTGTTATGAATTTATCAACTTTTTAATATCACTCGTGATTCTATTTATAGTAATGATAATAACAGGAGCATCATTCCATTGGACAATAATAGTTTCAGTTGTTCCAATGATATTTTTATTATGTTTAATCTTTGGTGTGGGATTGATATTGGCCGTATGCAACACTTATTTCTCAGACATCGGCCATTTATATAAGGTATTCACACTTGTGTTAATGTATGCTTCAGCATTGTTTTATCCTATGGAAATTGTTCCTCCGCTTGTACAAAAGATATTTACATTAAATCCTGTTTATTCTGCGATTTCATGTTTTAGAGAATGTATCAGTTATGGTGTCCTGCCGAATGGATCCACATTATTATATTTGGCGGCATTTTCACTGACAACATTAGGAATTGGAATATGTTTATTTAAAATCTATGAAAAGAAATTAGTATTGGAAATATAA